Proteins encoded together in one Carya illinoinensis cultivar Pawnee chromosome 3, C.illinoinensisPawnee_v1, whole genome shotgun sequence window:
- the LOC122304126 gene encoding G-type lectin S-receptor-like serine/threonine-protein kinase LECRK1 — MATILLLLLFSASFTAHAQQAGQSVIRPGSLLTPIGTNSSWLSRSGLYAFGFYKQGNGYAIGIFIAGIQQKTVVWTANRDNPPLPADVKLIFTSDGRLVLQSAQAGTETEIISSTEGAAAASMLDSGNFVLYNSNNETIIWQSFDRPTDTFLPSQKLTTDQVLFSSRSDTDHSTGIFRLIMQQDGWLAMYPVGTPFTLEFGYFGQGISGQGADVSLNFDTDGHLYLLNGAGIYIVNITSGSPTKGLIYLLRIDPDGILRHYSHNLDQNSVWKVTWSGPKDVCAPKGLCGINGFCVTNDQEAACKCLPGFTRVNEDSWILGCERNFDSKSCKSNEAVSGYNMREEPNTVWENNNYSILTSSTQDSCGEACLRDCNCEAALYKDGECKKQRLPLRFGRRQQSDSSVALIKVGLSSLSTDPIVPKESKKEIRVDILIISVSLIVLACIVLVVSGIVVYKYRVWANKNISNNEQGGLVEDVAPKSYTYAELEKVTDGFKEEIGRGAFGIVYRGAIWNGEKIVAVKRLDKLLAEREREFQTEVKVIGRTHHKNLVRLLGYCHDGPNRLLLYDYMSNGSLADILFKPSKQRPSWYRRIEIARNIAKGILYLHEECEPQIIHCDIKPHNILMDENGCAKLADFGLAKLLKPDQTKTYTNIRGTKGYVAPEWHRNLPVTVKVDVYSFGIVLLEMICCRRNVDFDLPDEEALLEEWAYHCFECGELGKLVKDEVVDKKELEKMVKVVLWCILDEPSLRPSMKKVLHMLEAGAIDIPIPPSPTSFLTAL, encoded by the coding sequence ATGGCAACCATcttgcttcttcttctcttctcagCAAGTTTCACCGCACACGCTCAACAAGCTGGGCAATCCGTTATCAGGCCAGGTTCTTTGTTAACACCTATAGGCACCAATTCTTCATGGCTATCACGTTCCGGTCTATATGCCTTTGGATTCTACAAGCAGGGCAACGGCTATGCTATCGGGATTTTTATTGCTGGGATTCAACAAAAGACTGTGGTCTGGACAGCCAATCGAGACAATCCACCACTTCCCGCTGATGTTAAATTGATCTTCACAAGCGATGGACGACTGGTTCTGCAATCGGCACAAGCTGGCACGGAGACCGAGATCATCAGCAGTACTGAAGGTGCAGCAGCAGCATCGATGCTAGATTCGGGCAACTTTGTTCTCTATAACTCTAATAACGAGACAATAATATGGCAGAGTTTCGACAGACCAACCGACACCTTCTTACCAAGTCAGAAACTCACAACTGATCAAGTGCTGTTTTCCAGTCGTTCGGACACTGACCACTCAACAGGCATATTTCGTCTCATAATGCAACAAGATGGATGGCTAGCAATGTACCCAGTTGGAACCCCATTCACACTTGAATTTGGTTATTTTGGACAAGGTATATCTGGACAAGGAGCTGATGTTTCACTAAATTTTGATACTGATGGTCACCTCTACTTGCTTAATGGCGCCGGCATAtatatagtgaatattacatcaGGAAGTCCAACAAAAGGTTTAATCTACCTTTTAAGAATTGACCCTGATGGGATCTTGCGGCATTACTCGCACAATCTTGATCAGAATAGTGTTTGGAAAGTCACATGGTCAGGTCCGAAAGATGTGTGTGCCCCTAAGGGTCTTTGTGGCATCAATGGATTTTGTGTTACAAATGATCAAGAAGCTGCTTGCAAATGTCTTCCTGGATTTACACGTGTTAATGAAGATAGTTGGATTTTAGGATGTGAAAGGAATTTTGATTCTAAAAGTTGCAAAAGCAATGAAGCAGTTTCTGGATATAACATGAGAGAAGAGCCAAATACTGTATGGGAAAATAATAACTATTCTATCCTGACATCTTCAACCCAAGACTCGTGTGGAGAAGCATGTTTGAGGGACTGTAACTGTGAAGCTGCGTTATACAAAGACGGAGAGTGTAAGAAACAAAGGCTTCCTTTGAGATTTGGAAGAAGACAACAGAGTGACTCAAGCGTAGCCCTCATCAAGGTAGGTCTGTCTTCACTCTCTACAGATCCAATTGTACCGAAAGAAAGCAAAAAGGAGATTCGAGTGGACATCCTGATTATTAGTGTTTCGTTGATTGTATTAGCATGCATTGTCTTAGTAGTTTCTGGAATTGTAGTTTACAAATATCGTGTTTGGGCCAACAAAAACATATCTAACAATGAACAAGGTGGCTTGGTTGAGGATGTTGCTCCAAAATCATATACTTATGCAGAACTTGAGAAAGTGACTGATGGTTTCAAGGAAGAGATCGGTAGGGGAGCCTTTGGGATTGTTTATCGAGGGGCAATATGGAATGGCGAGAAGATTGTGGCCGTCAAACGACTGGACAAATTGTTGGCCGAGCGGGAAAGAGAGTTTCAAACGGAGGTGAAAGTTATTGGGAGAACACATCACAAAAACCTAGTTCGGTTACTCGGGTATTGCCATGATGGACCGAATAGGCTTTTGTTGTATGATTATATGAGCAATGGTTCACTTGCAGATATACTCTTCAAGCCATCAAAACAACGACCTTCTTGGTATAGAAGAATTGAAATTGCTCGTAATATAGCAAAAGGAATTCTCTATCTCCACGAAGAGTGTGAGCCACAGATCATTCACTGCGACATAAAACCACATAACATTCTCATGGATGAGAACGGGTGTGCAAAACTCGCTGATTTCGGATTAGCGAAGTTGCTGAAACCAGACCAAACCAAAACATATACCAACATAAGAGGCACAAAGGGATATGTTGCACCAGAGTGGCATCGAAATTTGCCCGTGACAGTCAAAGTAGATGTGTATAGCTTTGGAATTGTACTCTTAGAGATGATTTGTTGTCGAAGGAATGTGGACTTTGATCTTCCCGATGAAGAAGCACTTCTTGAAGAATGGGCATACCATTGCTTTGAGTGTGGTGAGCTGGGCAAACTTGTGAAAGATGAGGTGGTCGACAAGAAAGAACTAGAAAAAATGGTTAAGGTAGTACTCTGGTGCATTCTAGATGAGCCATCACTTCGTCCCTCAATGAAGAAGGTTCTACATATGTTGGAAGCTGGGGCTATTGATATTCCAATCCCTCCCAGCCCGACATCTTTTCTCACTGCCCTCTAA